The proteins below come from a single Gimesia alba genomic window:
- a CDS encoding PilZ domain-containing protein, translating to MFCTHANNSERITLSTLIGWFSLCLLAAGWGPQLDSTLTQLWTNVGLFGLVSAVGLGVGQQAREANRQRKQRIITARHIERYLNRFAAENGAIKDLINTALRRIAEDGEGHHNRERKGVEQRDETRLPFYHPVQVQPLDDSESLSTEHGQTTFTAYIRDISSGGVGLIHDQPIPPGLVMLTFNLRNAKTVSIFAKLLWQHHQPDGKFSSGGKLIKVRTPVNLRESVSEGVGCQNSILHEETHHDDNLACE from the coding sequence ATGTTCTGCACTCATGCAAATAATTCGGAACGAATTACATTATCAACTCTAATCGGCTGGTTCAGCCTGTGTCTATTAGCAGCAGGATGGGGACCACAGCTAGATTCAACTCTCACACAGCTTTGGACGAACGTCGGTCTGTTCGGCTTAGTTTCGGCAGTCGGGTTGGGAGTTGGGCAGCAGGCGAGAGAGGCAAATCGCCAACGAAAGCAGCGAATAATCACGGCCCGGCATATCGAACGCTACCTGAATAGGTTCGCAGCTGAAAACGGAGCGATTAAGGACCTCATCAATACTGCGTTACGTAGAATAGCCGAAGACGGAGAGGGCCATCACAATAGAGAGAGAAAAGGAGTCGAACAACGCGACGAAACGCGACTGCCGTTTTATCACCCGGTCCAAGTGCAACCTCTAGATGACAGTGAGAGTCTATCAACCGAACACGGACAAACTACGTTCACTGCCTACATACGGGACATCTCCTCAGGCGGCGTAGGGTTGATCCACGACCAACCGATCCCGCCGGGGCTTGTGATGTTAACGTTCAATCTGCGGAATGCTAAAACAGTTTCGATATTCGCCAAATTATTATGGCAGCACCATCAGCCAGATGGAAAGTTTTCGAGTGGAGGTAAATTGATTAAAGTGAGAACTCCCGTCAATCTCCGAGAATCGGTGTCAGAGGGAGTCGGATGTCAAAATTCCATTTTGCATGAGGAGACGCACCATGACGACAACTTAGCCTGCGAATAA
- a CDS encoding bifunctional diguanylate cyclase/phosphodiesterase: MKKHNNERIVDNRQFPTIEEIDLLNTIRLIQSQFTSDEPPLKFYDKLLSHLIKSSQSSYGFIGDLLYTNAGDPYFKMRAVSNIAWNQKSLEYFVEHSPNGLDFFNLKNLFGAVLTSGKYVLTNDTANDVRSGGLPLGHPLIESFLGMPLFHDGNLIGMVGMANRTGGYDESLAKNLEPLFTTFSTIIAAYWNARKYRESEKKYRGLLECAPDALVICNQDGNIILTNTQATHIFGYSQEELIGEPVEVLIPEDIRAIHKKKHVGYFSNPKVRPMGKSADLYGLRKDGSRFPIEVNLGPLRTDSGVLVTASIRDVSERKRAEEEIILFRTALDCSADAVFLIDRNKMRFIDMNATACASVGYSREELLTMGPGDIKTNITCDELALQFDKVISSKQEKKGVIETVHRRKDGSDFPVEILFQALDSSTDKPILIATARDITDRKRAERLKDGQNEIIHQIYSGNSLLSVLTLLCQIVEEQVSEIRCSVMLIDEDTGRLQVCAAPNLSEKLQRALNNLEVKPCAGTNFTSTDVRETVVVNDLTSAPLWGDFHSLALADGLRAYWSQPIIESEGKVLGAFCMFCEEPRGPLTGEATLLESSAQMAGVAIERKQLEQKLRHDALHDPLTDLPNRALFVKQLELAIQRYKRNNDYSIAVLFLDLDRFKTINDSLGHLTGDNLLVQTAQRLQKAIRETDIVARLGGDEFAVLAEHITDVNDVILIAERIHEALQQPFNLEGEEVFTSTSIGIAVSTVEHHSADDILRDADTAMYRAKSQGDSRFELFTSEMSTNSKITLTLENQLRQALNRQEFRVFYQPIISLTTMTIIGFEALLRWEHPERGIIPPSEFLDVAEKCGLMIPVGWWVMQTACGQLCEWQNQFPTATALTLNVNFSPRQIIQPNVIEKTLRIIDETGIKADNLYLEITEHAAIENTALTLAVLTELHEQGVRLVIDDFGTGYSSLSHLQLFPFSSLKVDRSFISGTDLHKRNSHIVHTTIDLAHNLGMTVVAEGVETKDQMSRLIALGCDFMQGYFIAKPLPPDKVHTLLLNESQIDQHELMATATLSNL; the protein is encoded by the coding sequence ATGAAGAAACACAACAATGAAAGAATTGTTGACAACCGACAGTTCCCAACAATCGAAGAAATCGATCTTTTGAATACGATCCGATTGATACAGTCGCAGTTTACTTCTGATGAGCCACCACTCAAGTTTTACGACAAGCTGCTTTCGCATCTTATTAAATCAAGTCAAAGTTCATATGGTTTCATCGGAGATCTTCTTTACACAAATGCAGGCGATCCGTATTTCAAGATGCGGGCCGTCTCCAACATTGCCTGGAACCAGAAATCTCTTGAGTATTTTGTAGAACATTCGCCAAACGGTCTTGATTTTTTCAATCTCAAGAATCTGTTTGGTGCAGTACTCACGTCTGGCAAGTATGTACTGACAAACGACACGGCGAATGACGTGCGTAGCGGAGGCCTGCCTCTCGGTCACCCGTTGATCGAGTCGTTTCTAGGAATGCCTCTGTTTCACGATGGCAATCTGATTGGTATGGTTGGCATGGCAAATCGTACTGGTGGATATGACGAATCGCTGGCGAAGAATCTGGAGCCACTGTTTACCACTTTCTCGACCATCATCGCTGCGTACTGGAATGCTCGAAAATATAGGGAGTCAGAGAAGAAATATCGAGGGCTGCTGGAGTGCGCTCCTGATGCATTGGTGATTTGCAACCAGGATGGAAATATAATCCTAACGAATACACAGGCGACACATATATTTGGTTACTCACAAGAAGAATTGATTGGGGAGCCTGTCGAAGTTCTCATTCCTGAAGATATTCGTGCCATCCACAAGAAAAAACATGTTGGGTATTTCTCGAACCCCAAGGTACGCCCCATGGGAAAATCGGCGGATCTCTACGGGTTACGGAAAGATGGTAGTCGGTTTCCCATTGAGGTCAACCTAGGGCCTCTGCGGACAGACTCTGGAGTGCTCGTCACCGCCTCCATTCGCGATGTTAGTGAGCGTAAGCGTGCAGAAGAAGAAATAATACTCTTTCGGACAGCCCTGGATTGTTCGGCCGATGCCGTCTTTCTTATCGACCGGAATAAGATGCGATTCATTGATATGAACGCAACCGCCTGTGCGAGTGTGGGCTACTCTCGTGAGGAACTACTCACCATGGGGCCAGGGGACATCAAAACTAATATCACCTGTGATGAGTTGGCGCTTCAGTTCGACAAAGTGATTTCCTCGAAACAAGAGAAAAAGGGGGTGATTGAAACTGTGCACCGCCGCAAAGATGGCTCAGATTTCCCCGTCGAAATACTTTTCCAGGCCTTGGATTCCTCAACTGATAAACCGATTCTGATTGCGACGGCTCGTGATATCACCGATCGTAAGCGCGCAGAGCGACTGAAGGATGGTCAGAATGAAATAATCCATCAGATTTACTCTGGCAATTCGTTACTCAGCGTGCTCACGCTTCTGTGCCAGATTGTGGAGGAACAAGTTTCTGAGATACGGTGTTCGGTCATGTTGATTGATGAAGATACTGGACGATTGCAAGTCTGTGCTGCTCCAAACCTTTCAGAGAAGCTGCAACGTGCGCTCAACAATCTTGAGGTTAAACCCTGCGCGGGAACAAATTTTACCTCAACTGACGTTCGAGAAACCGTGGTTGTGAATGATCTCACGAGCGCCCCACTTTGGGGTGATTTCCACAGCCTGGCGCTGGCGGATGGGCTGAGGGCCTACTGGTCTCAACCGATTATTGAATCAGAGGGCAAGGTGCTGGGAGCTTTTTGCATGTTCTGCGAGGAGCCACGTGGTCCTCTCACTGGCGAAGCGACGTTGCTAGAATCGTCGGCACAAATGGCTGGCGTCGCCATTGAACGTAAGCAGTTGGAGCAAAAGCTACGACATGATGCCTTGCATGATCCTCTGACAGATTTGCCTAACCGAGCATTGTTCGTCAAGCAACTTGAGCTGGCAATCCAGCGATATAAGAGAAACAATGATTATTCGATTGCAGTTCTGTTTCTTGACTTGGATCGCTTCAAGACCATCAATGACAGCCTGGGGCATCTGACTGGAGACAATCTGCTGGTGCAGACGGCTCAAAGGTTACAGAAAGCGATACGAGAAACAGATATCGTAGCGCGTCTTGGTGGAGACGAGTTTGCCGTGCTGGCTGAGCATATTACTGATGTCAATGATGTGATTCTAATTGCCGAGCGTATTCATGAAGCTTTGCAGCAACCGTTCAATTTGGAAGGTGAAGAGGTCTTTACGAGCACCAGTATCGGAATTGCCGTGAGTACTGTTGAACACCATAGCGCGGACGATATCCTGCGTGACGCTGACACGGCCATGTATCGAGCCAAGTCGCAAGGGGATTCACGCTTCGAGCTGTTCACCTCCGAGATGTCCACCAATTCTAAAATAACCCTGACATTAGAAAATCAACTGAGACAAGCCCTCAATCGCCAAGAATTTCGGGTATTCTATCAGCCTATTATATCGCTGACGACGATGACGATTATCGGTTTCGAAGCTCTGCTGCGTTGGGAGCATCCAGAGCGTGGGATCATACCACCATCGGAATTCCTCGACGTAGCGGAAAAATGTGGATTGATGATCCCGGTTGGCTGGTGGGTAATGCAGACAGCATGCGGCCAACTGTGTGAATGGCAGAATCAATTTCCTACTGCCACGGCACTGACTCTCAACGTGAATTTCTCACCCAGACAAATTATACAGCCTAACGTTATCGAAAAAACTCTTCGAATTATTGACGAGACCGGCATCAAGGCAGACAACCTGTACCTGGAAATCACGGAACACGCTGCCATTGAAAATACCGCACTAACATTAGCTGTTTTGACAGAGTTGCATGAGCAAGGGGTTCGCCTGGTAATAGATGATTTCGGAACGGGCTATTCGTCTCTGAGTCACCTCCAGTTGTTTCCCTTTAGCTCTCTGAAGGTTGACCGTTCATTTATCAGCGGTACCGACCTACACAAGCGGAACTCGCACATTGTACACACTACTATTGACCTGGCCCACAATCTGGGGATGACCGTCGTTGCTGAAGGCGTGGAAACGAAAGACCAAATGTCACGACTCATAGCTCTTGGGTGTGATTTTATGCAGGGTTACTTTATTGCGAAGCCTTTGCCACCTGACAAGGTGCACACATTATTGCTTAACGAATCACAAATTGATCAACATGAATTGATGGCTACTGCAACTCTGTCGAATCTTTGA